The following are encoded together in the Microterricola viridarii genome:
- a CDS encoding dipeptide ABC transporter ATP-binding protein, whose translation MTQIMNENKSQNIDTSETPLLQIRNLEVGFRTQRGLVPAVRGVDLTLYAGQSLAIVGESGSGKTTTAQSIINLLPGTGAVTGGEILFEGRDLTKLSAKEIQDVRGRLIGYVPQDPMSNLNPVWNIGFQVEEAIKANGVAQGKEARLRAIQVLQEAGLSDASERLKQYPHQFSGGMRQRVLIGIGLSARPKLLIADEPTSALDVTVQRQILDHLGTLTRDYGTSVLFITHDLGLAAERAEQLVVMYRGRIVESGSSQEILANPQHPYTQRLVAAAPSLASRRIQSAKHADAAAPAIFSGDSLDATLIARAAEREQAAPEKPLISVQNVSKTYRIRQQGFKYNELQAVNGVSFGVQKGTTTAIVGESGSGKSTVAKLILQLESITSGKIEFDGQDVAALKGAELLKFRRRVQPVFQDPYGSLDPQYSVGNTIAEPLLAHKVGTAKERQARVLELLDQVSLPASTRYRYPSELSGGQRQRIAVARALALKPDVLVLDEAVSALDVLVQGQILNLLTELQTELGLTYLFITHDLAVVRLIADNVCVMKKGEIIEAATTDEVFDNPRETYTQDLLAAIPGGNFVFGR comes from the coding sequence ATGACCCAGATCATGAACGAGAACAAGAGCCAGAACATCGATACCTCGGAAACGCCACTGCTGCAGATTCGCAATCTCGAGGTAGGCTTCCGCACCCAGCGCGGCCTCGTGCCTGCTGTCCGCGGCGTCGACCTCACCCTCTACGCCGGTCAGAGCCTGGCCATCGTGGGGGAGTCGGGATCTGGCAAGACCACGACCGCTCAGTCGATCATCAACCTGCTCCCGGGCACCGGCGCCGTCACCGGCGGCGAGATCCTGTTCGAGGGCCGTGACCTCACCAAGCTCTCGGCCAAGGAGATCCAGGACGTCCGTGGACGCCTGATCGGCTACGTGCCGCAGGACCCGATGTCGAACCTCAACCCGGTCTGGAACATCGGTTTCCAGGTCGAGGAGGCCATCAAGGCCAACGGTGTCGCGCAGGGCAAGGAGGCGCGTCTTCGCGCCATCCAGGTTCTGCAGGAGGCCGGACTGAGTGACGCGTCTGAGCGTCTCAAGCAGTACCCGCACCAGTTCTCTGGCGGCATGCGCCAGCGCGTGCTGATCGGTATCGGCCTCTCGGCCCGCCCGAAGCTCCTGATCGCCGACGAGCCGACCTCGGCCCTCGACGTGACGGTGCAGCGCCAGATCCTGGACCACCTGGGCACGCTCACGCGTGACTACGGCACCTCGGTGCTGTTCATCACGCACGACCTCGGTCTGGCTGCTGAGCGCGCCGAGCAGCTGGTTGTCATGTACCGCGGCAGGATCGTCGAGTCCGGCTCCTCGCAGGAGATCCTCGCGAACCCGCAGCACCCGTACACGCAGCGCCTCGTTGCGGCCGCGCCGAGCCTCGCCTCACGGCGGATCCAGTCGGCCAAGCACGCGGATGCCGCGGCGCCCGCGATCTTCTCGGGCGACTCGCTCGACGCGACGCTGATCGCCCGCGCTGCAGAGCGCGAGCAGGCCGCTCCGGAGAAGCCGCTGATCTCGGTGCAGAACGTCTCCAAGACGTACCGCATCCGCCAGCAGGGCTTCAAGTACAACGAGCTGCAGGCCGTGAACGGCGTGAGCTTCGGTGTGCAGAAGGGCACGACCACGGCCATCGTGGGCGAGTCCGGCTCCGGCAAGTCGACGGTCGCCAAGTTGATCCTGCAGCTGGAGTCCATCACCAGCGGCAAGATCGAGTTCGACGGCCAGGACGTCGCAGCGCTGAAGGGGGCGGAGCTGCTCAAGTTCCGCCGCCGAGTGCAGCCGGTGTTCCAGGACCCGTACGGCTCGCTCGACCCGCAGTACAGCGTCGGCAACACCATCGCCGAACCGCTGCTCGCGCACAAGGTCGGCACCGCCAAGGAGCGTCAGGCCCGCGTGCTTGAGCTCCTCGACCAGGTGTCGCTGCCCGCGTCGACGCGTTACCGCTACCCGAGCGAGCTCTCGGGTGGCCAGCGTCAGCGCATCGCCGTGGCCCGGGCGCTCGCGCTCAAGCCCGACGTGCTCGTGCTCGACGAGGCGGTCTCCGCCCTCGACGTGCTCGTGCAGGGTCAGATCCTGAACCTGCTCACCGAGCTGCAGACCGAGCTGGGCCTCACCTACCTCTTCATCACCCACGACCTCGCGGTCGTGCGTCTGATCGCCGACAACGTCTGCGTCATGAAGAAGGGCGAGATCATCGAGGCGGCGACCACCGACGAGGTCTTCGACAACCCGCGTGAGACCTACACGCAGGACCTGTTGGCGGCCATCCCGGGCGGGAACTTCGTCTTCGGACGCTAA
- a CDS encoding ABC transporter permease — protein sequence MQNRKFQEHYVAPLEETPVAVVDKLDESQKARSTWDDAWDSMRRRPSFWFSSALILLILVVAAFPGLFTSVSPNLGCELANSNGAPTAGHPLGFTRQGCDVYSRIIFGTQASVTVGLIATLLVTFSGIIIGSLAGYYGGFLDSFVSRVGDIFFAIPTVLGAIVLMSVIPERTPLTVAFVLAVFAWPQIARIMRGAVLSASNSDYVTASIALGVSKFKILVRHVVPNSIAPVIVVATISLGTFIVAEATLSFLGIGLPPTVMSWGNDIAQAQTSIRTNPQVLLLPSAALSLTVLSFLMLGDVVRDALDPAARARR from the coding sequence ATGCAAAATAGAAAATTCCAAGAGCACTACGTTGCTCCGCTCGAAGAGACACCCGTCGCAGTCGTCGACAAGCTCGACGAGTCGCAGAAGGCCCGCAGCACGTGGGATGACGCCTGGGATTCCATGCGCCGTCGCCCGTCGTTCTGGTTCTCCTCCGCGCTGATCCTGCTGATTCTGGTCGTTGCGGCGTTCCCGGGGTTGTTCACCTCGGTCTCGCCCAACCTCGGCTGTGAACTGGCGAACAGCAACGGTGCACCCACGGCGGGCCACCCGCTCGGGTTCACCCGCCAGGGCTGTGACGTTTACTCGCGCATCATCTTCGGTACGCAGGCATCTGTCACCGTCGGCCTGATCGCGACACTGCTCGTCACGTTCAGCGGAATCATCATCGGATCGCTCGCCGGTTACTACGGTGGCTTCCTCGATTCCTTCGTCTCGCGGGTCGGCGACATCTTCTTCGCGATCCCCACCGTTCTCGGTGCGATCGTTCTGATGTCGGTCATCCCGGAGCGCACGCCGCTCACGGTGGCATTCGTGCTCGCCGTGTTCGCCTGGCCACAGATCGCCCGCATCATGCGTGGTGCCGTTCTCTCGGCAAGCAACTCCGACTACGTCACGGCGTCTATCGCGCTCGGCGTTTCGAAGTTCAAGATCCTGGTCCGCCACGTGGTGCCGAACTCGATCGCCCCGGTGATCGTGGTCGCGACGATCTCGCTCGGAACCTTCATCGTCGCCGAGGCGACGCTGTCCTTCCTCGGTATCGGCCTCCCGCCGACCGTCATGTCCTGGGGCAACGACATCGCCCAGGCGCAGACGTCGATCCGCACCAACCCGCAGGTGCTCCTGCTCCCGTCCGCTGCGCTTTCGCTCACCGTGCTGTCGTTCCTGATGCTCGGCGACGTGGTGCGTGACGCGCTTGACCCGGCAGCGAGGGCACGTCGATGA
- a CDS encoding ABC transporter permease, protein MLWYTGRRILQMIPVFFGATFLIYFMVFSLPGDPIAALYGDRPPAPGVIEQVRAQYNLDKPFIVQYLLYIGGLFQGDFGTTYSGRPVSDVMAQAFPITLRLATLALFFEAVFGIIVGLVAGLRKGKWFDASALVVSLLLISVPTFVIGFVLQFVFGIQLGWARTTVSSAAPYSELVLPAIVLASVSFAYIVRLTRASVADNLNADFVRTATAKGLSRRRVVSVHVLRNSLVPVVTFLGVDLGALMVGAIVTEGIFNINGVGGTVYRAVILGEGPTVVSFVAIMVIIFVVANLLVDLLYALLDPRIRYAK, encoded by the coding sequence ATGCTGTGGTACACCGGCAGACGTATTCTCCAGATGATTCCCGTCTTCTTTGGCGCGACATTTTTGATTTATTTCATGGTCTTCTCTCTTCCCGGAGACCCCATCGCCGCACTTTACGGTGATCGACCCCCCGCTCCCGGCGTCATTGAGCAGGTGCGGGCGCAGTACAACCTCGACAAGCCGTTCATCGTGCAGTACCTCCTCTACATCGGCGGACTGTTCCAGGGCGACTTCGGCACGACCTACTCGGGTCGCCCGGTCAGTGACGTCATGGCTCAGGCATTCCCGATCACGCTGCGCCTGGCCACCCTCGCGCTCTTCTTTGAGGCCGTCTTCGGCATCATCGTTGGTCTGGTCGCCGGTCTCCGCAAGGGCAAGTGGTTCGATGCGAGCGCTCTCGTGGTCAGCCTGCTGCTGATCTCGGTTCCGACGTTCGTCATCGGTTTCGTATTGCAGTTTGTCTTCGGCATCCAGTTGGGCTGGGCGCGCACAACAGTGAGCAGTGCGGCGCCATACAGTGAGCTGGTCCTACCGGCCATCGTGCTGGCATCCGTCTCGTTCGCCTACATTGTGCGATTGACCCGGGCCAGCGTCGCCGACAACTTGAACGCGGACTTCGTGCGCACGGCAACAGCAAAGGGGCTGTCCCGCCGCCGCGTCGTCTCTGTCCACGTTTTGCGCAACTCGCTGGTACCCGTCGTGACCTTCCTGGGTGTCGACCTGGGTGCGCTCATGGTCGGTGCCATCGTCACGGAGGGCATCTTCAACATCAACGGAGTGGGTGGCACCGTCTACCGCGCCGTGATTCTGGGCGAGGGCCCGACTGTCGTCTCGTTCGTCGCGATCATGGTGATCATCTTCGTTGTCGCGAACCTGCTCGTCGACCTGCTCTACGCCCTGCTTGACCCGAGGATTCGCTATGCAAAATAG
- a CDS encoding peptide ABC transporter substrate-binding protein has protein sequence MKIKKLGLVAVALAAASALALSGCATDSGSGDGSTTGSTGSSTAIITTNGSEPQNPLLPANTTETGGGKITTSIFAGLVSYTADGAIENEVAKSIESDDATNWTVTLNDGWKFTNGEPVDAASFVDAWKYAALFSNAQSASYFFDNIVGFSYDADTELTGLKIVDDKTFTVELAAPEADWPLRLGYTAYMPIPKAGLADMEAFGQNPIGNGPYKLASDKAWVHEEKIDLITNPDYKGVRTPANGGLTIIFYPTLEAAYADAQGGNLDVLDGVPDSAFQTFETDFPERNANQAAAIFQAFNIPEYIAHFSGEEGQLRRHAISMSINRDEITDVIFQGTRTPATDYTSPVINGWTDKLKGADVLAYNPEEAKKVWAEADKISPFEGEFTIAYNSDGGHQAWVEAVTNSIANTLGITAAGKPYPTFAAMLDDRKNQTLTGGVRAGWQGDYPSMYNFLAPLYQTGAGSNYEGYTSPEFDGLLKEGSNAKTIEDATAKYQAAQEVLLSDLATVPLWYSNVVGVWSDQVDNVVFGWDSVPLYSQITKK, from the coding sequence TTGAAGATCAAGAAGCTAGGCCTCGTCGCCGTCGCTCTTGCTGCCGCCAGCGCGCTCGCGCTGAGCGGTTGCGCGACCGACAGTGGCAGCGGCGATGGCAGCACGACCGGTTCCACCGGTTCGTCGACGGCCATCATCACGACCAACGGTTCCGAGCCGCAGAACCCGCTGCTCCCCGCCAACACCACCGAGACCGGTGGCGGCAAGATCACCACGTCGATCTTCGCTGGTCTGGTGTCGTACACGGCAGACGGCGCCATCGAGAACGAGGTCGCGAAGTCGATCGAGTCCGACGACGCCACCAACTGGACGGTCACGCTCAACGACGGCTGGAAGTTCACCAACGGCGAGCCCGTTGACGCTGCCTCCTTCGTCGACGCATGGAAGTACGCGGCACTGTTCAGCAACGCACAGAGCGCCTCCTACTTCTTCGACAACATCGTGGGCTTCTCCTACGACGCTGACACCGAGCTCACCGGTCTCAAGATCGTTGACGACAAGACCTTCACGGTCGAGCTTGCTGCTCCCGAGGCCGACTGGCCGCTGCGCCTGGGCTACACGGCCTACATGCCGATCCCCAAGGCCGGCCTCGCCGACATGGAAGCCTTCGGCCAGAACCCGATCGGAAACGGCCCGTACAAGCTGGCCTCCGACAAGGCTTGGGTCCACGAAGAGAAGATCGACCTGATCACCAACCCCGACTACAAGGGTGTCCGCACCCCCGCCAACGGTGGCCTGACGATCATCTTCTACCCGACGCTTGAGGCTGCATACGCCGATGCTCAGGGTGGAAACCTCGACGTGCTCGACGGTGTGCCGGACTCGGCATTCCAGACCTTCGAGACCGACTTCCCGGAGCGCAACGCCAACCAGGCCGCCGCGATCTTCCAGGCATTCAACATCCCCGAGTACATCGCGCACTTCAGCGGTGAAGAGGGACAGCTGCGTCGTCACGCCATCTCGATGTCGATCAACCGCGACGAGATCACCGACGTCATCTTCCAGGGCACCCGTACCCCGGCGACCGACTACACCTCGCCGGTCATCAACGGCTGGACCGACAAGCTCAAGGGCGCCGACGTTCTCGCGTACAACCCGGAAGAGGCCAAGAAGGTCTGGGCCGAGGCTGACAAGATCTCGCCGTTCGAGGGCGAGTTCACCATCGCGTACAACTCCGACGGTGGCCACCAGGCCTGGGTCGAGGCTGTCACCAACAGCATCGCGAACACGCTCGGCATCACCGCCGCTGGCAAGCCTTACCCGACGTTCGCCGCAATGCTGGACGACCGTAAGAACCAGACGCTGACGGGCGGCGTTCGCGCCGGCTGGCAGGGCGACTACCCCTCGATGTACAACTTCCTCGCCCCGCTCTACCAGACCGGTGCAGGCAGCAACTACGAGGGCTACACCAGCCCCGAGTTCGACGGCCTCCTCAAGGAGGGCTCGAACGCCAAGACCATCGAAGATGCAACCGCGAAGTACCAGGCTGCACAGGAGGTCCTGCTTTCGGACCTCGCCACCGTGCCGCTCTGGTACTCCAACGTCGTGGGCGTCTGGTCTGACCAGGTCGACAATGTTGTGTTCGGCTGGGACTCCGTCCCGCTGTACAGCCAGATTACGAAGAAGTAG
- a CDS encoding thiol-disulfide oxidoreductase DCC family protein, with product MVSAASSHPALLIFDGDCGFCTSAVGWLRRTLPAMPEASPYQWTALGDHGLSETDAASRVWLVVRDGGGAVRRLGGHRAVAGLLTHQPVAALRLLGHLMNLPPFSWAAALGYALVARYRFALPGGTPACRVGQS from the coding sequence ATGGTCTCCGCAGCCTCTTCGCATCCCGCACTGCTCATCTTTGACGGCGATTGCGGGTTCTGCACGAGCGCCGTCGGCTGGCTCCGACGCACCCTGCCGGCCATGCCCGAAGCCTCCCCCTACCAGTGGACGGCGCTTGGGGATCACGGGCTGAGCGAGACGGATGCCGCCTCGAGGGTGTGGCTCGTCGTGCGCGATGGGGGCGGAGCCGTCCGCCGCCTCGGCGGCCACCGCGCTGTGGCTGGACTGCTGACGCATCAGCCGGTCGCTGCCCTCCGCCTGCTCGGCCACCTGATGAACCTGCCGCCGTTTTCCTGGGCCGCCGCACTCGGCTACGCGCTGGTTGCGCGCTACCGTTTCGCGCTGCCCGGTGGCACGCCGGCCTGCCGGGTCGGCCAGTCGTGA
- a CDS encoding CPBP family intramembrane glutamic endopeptidase: protein MPERPAAITDPAMRRRLWIELVIVLGLSLGASAVYSIVSLIAKLTQPVPLGDQSTALNTAQSTREWLDFTYQFLHIFFALFAVALVLYLLWRPGHSPFRRIGFDLTRPGRDLGAGLLLAAVIGIPGIGLYLAGRALGITVAISASPLDTFWWTIPILLLSAANAALSEEIIVVGYLFTRLRQFGWNRWAIILGSATLRGSYHLYQGIGPFFGNFAMGVLFGWFYEKRGRTMPLVVAHWILDAASFVLYPLAVLWWPTLFSA from the coding sequence ATGCCTGAGCGGCCTGCGGCCATCACCGACCCGGCCATGCGTCGGCGGTTGTGGATCGAGCTCGTCATCGTGCTGGGGCTCTCGCTCGGGGCATCCGCCGTCTACTCGATCGTCTCGCTGATCGCCAAGCTGACCCAACCGGTTCCCCTCGGCGATCAGAGCACCGCCCTGAACACCGCGCAGTCGACCCGGGAGTGGCTCGACTTCACCTACCAGTTCCTGCACATCTTCTTCGCGCTGTTTGCCGTCGCCCTGGTGCTCTACCTGCTCTGGCGGCCGGGCCACAGCCCGTTCCGCCGGATAGGCTTCGACCTCACCCGGCCCGGGCGCGACCTCGGCGCCGGCCTACTGCTGGCGGCCGTCATCGGCATCCCGGGCATCGGGCTCTACCTGGCCGGCCGCGCGCTCGGGATCACCGTCGCCATCAGCGCTTCGCCGTTGGACACGTTCTGGTGGACGATCCCGATCCTGCTGCTCTCGGCCGCGAATGCGGCGCTCAGCGAGGAGATCATCGTCGTCGGCTACCTGTTCACCCGGCTGCGCCAGTTCGGCTGGAACCGCTGGGCGATCATCCTCGGCAGCGCGACCCTGCGCGGCAGCTACCACCTGTACCAGGGCATCGGCCCGTTCTTCGGCAACTTCGCCATGGGCGTGCTGTTCGGCTGGTTCTACGAGAAGCGCGGCCGCACCATGCCGCTCGTCGTGGCGCACTGGATCCTCGATGCGGCGTCCTTCGTGCTCTACCCGCTTGCCGTGCTCTGGTGGCCGACCCTCTTCAGCGCCTGA
- a CDS encoding endonuclease domain-containing protein yields MRSNDLRSPFHGIRATESTDDDPLEHCRAYAKRMRPGQFFSHLTAARLWGAPLPAQFGPGAIGAAEPLHVSSCAPQRPPHTRGVIGHDFPADGVPHQLRHGLPVASAAAMWVQLAGLLPPDELVVVGDYLVLDPFLLDPLDPRPYATIAELADQLAAHRGRGKRAAVAALARVRTGAESRPETLLRLLLVDAGLPEPLLNQVLKDSGGRFLGRVDMVYPEWRVVVEYDGDQHRTSTAQYERDLTRLDAIRRAGWTVIRVRKHGLFVRPETAVAQVRAALIAGGWHG; encoded by the coding sequence TTGCGCAGCAACGATCTCAGAAGCCCGTTCCACGGCATCCGCGCCACGGAGAGCACCGACGACGACCCACTCGAGCACTGCCGGGCGTACGCGAAGCGGATGCGACCCGGCCAGTTCTTCAGCCACCTCACCGCCGCGCGGCTGTGGGGCGCACCGCTTCCCGCGCAGTTCGGGCCAGGGGCAATCGGCGCCGCCGAGCCGCTCCATGTATCGAGTTGCGCGCCGCAGCGCCCGCCGCACACACGCGGCGTCATCGGGCACGACTTTCCCGCTGATGGCGTTCCGCATCAGCTCCGCCACGGGCTGCCGGTTGCCAGCGCCGCCGCAATGTGGGTGCAGCTCGCCGGGCTCCTCCCGCCCGATGAACTCGTGGTCGTCGGCGACTACCTCGTGCTCGACCCGTTCCTGCTCGACCCTCTCGACCCGCGCCCCTATGCGACCATCGCCGAACTGGCCGATCAGTTGGCGGCCCACCGCGGGCGCGGGAAGCGCGCGGCCGTTGCCGCGCTCGCCCGGGTGCGCACCGGTGCGGAGTCGCGACCGGAGACGCTGCTCCGACTCCTGCTGGTTGATGCGGGCCTTCCCGAGCCGCTGCTCAACCAGGTGCTGAAGGACTCGGGCGGTCGCTTCCTGGGACGGGTCGACATGGTCTACCCGGAGTGGCGGGTCGTTGTGGAGTACGACGGTGACCAACACCGCACGAGCACCGCGCAGTACGAGCGCGATCTGACCCGGCTCGACGCGATCCGCCGCGCGGGCTGGACCGTGATCCGAGTGCGCAAGCACGGGCTGTTCGTGCGCCCAGAGACGGCCGTTGCCCAGGTTCGCGCCGCACTCATCGCGGGCGGCTGGCACGGGTGA
- the gcvP gene encoding aminomethyl-transferring glycine dehydrogenase: MNPTSSAFNTDAFGRRHIGVGVNEQQQMLQTLGYDSLEDLLTAAVPESIRVGEILNSAIPDAATEREALAELRAIADQNTVRTSMIGLGYYGTITPSVIKRNVLENPSWYTAYTPYQPEISQGRLEALINFQTMVTDLTGLDTANASMLDEGTAVVEGMLLARRASKLKNNRFIVDADVFPQTLALLQSRAEAVDIELVVTALNADTDVAALGEHFGAFVQYPGASGRVWDPSAVIAASKAQGALVVVAADLLALALLTSPGELGADVAVGTSQRFGVPMGFGGPHAGYMAVRAGLERQLPGRLVGVSKDAVGHPAYRLTLQVREQHIRREKATSNICTAQVLLAVMASMFAVYHGPAGIRHIAVSTALKARALADVLTGYGLTLANDDFFDTIRVHVPGLASTVIERARARGYNLWEVSEATVAISVDETTTEADLSLIAEAFGLPERTPVAVQLTADALRAAVPAPLVRTSSYLGHPVFNSHHSETQMMRYLKSLADRDYALDRGMIPLGSCTMKLNAATEMEAVTWPEFAGLHPFAPEADVLGSLALIEQLESWLAEVTGYDSVSLQPNAGSQGELAGLLAIRGYHRSNGELERTVCLIPQSAHGTNAASAVLAGMKVVVVACDELGNVDLDDLRAKIALHAEQLSALMITYPSTHGVYEHEVTAITQAVHDAGGQVYVDGANLNALLGFARFGDFGGDVSHLNLHKTFCIPHGGGGPGVGPVAAKAHLAPFLPGHPLAQRADHGPYVHAGGPVSAAPYGSPSILPITWAYIRMMGAEGLKQATGAAVLSANYIAARLAPHYPVLYTGDNGLVAHECILDLRPLTEATGVTVDDVAKRLVDYGFHAPTMSFPVAGTLMVEPTESEDLGEIERFIEAMVSIKAEADAVAAGVWPADDNPLRNAPHTAQSVVTGDDGSGEWTHPYSRETAVYPVRSLIRNKYWAPVRRIDQAYGDRNLVCACPPPEAFA, from the coding sequence ATGAACCCCACCTCATCTGCATTCAATACCGACGCCTTCGGACGCCGCCACATCGGCGTCGGCGTGAACGAGCAGCAGCAGATGCTGCAGACGCTCGGCTACGACAGCCTCGAGGACCTGCTCACCGCAGCGGTGCCCGAGTCGATCCGCGTCGGCGAGATTCTCAATTCGGCGATCCCGGATGCCGCAACAGAACGCGAGGCGCTGGCCGAACTGCGGGCCATCGCCGACCAGAACACGGTGCGCACCTCGATGATCGGCCTCGGCTACTACGGCACCATCACGCCGTCGGTGATCAAGCGCAACGTGCTCGAGAACCCGAGCTGGTACACGGCGTACACGCCCTACCAGCCGGAGATCTCGCAGGGCCGCCTCGAGGCGCTGATCAACTTCCAGACGATGGTCACCGACCTGACCGGGCTCGACACCGCCAACGCGTCGATGCTTGATGAGGGCACCGCCGTCGTCGAGGGCATGCTGCTGGCCCGCCGCGCGTCCAAGCTGAAGAACAACCGCTTCATCGTCGACGCCGACGTGTTCCCGCAGACGCTCGCGCTGCTCCAGTCACGTGCTGAGGCCGTCGACATCGAGCTCGTCGTCACCGCGCTGAACGCCGACACCGACGTGGCCGCTCTCGGCGAGCACTTCGGAGCGTTCGTGCAGTACCCGGGCGCCTCCGGCCGGGTCTGGGACCCGTCCGCCGTGATCGCCGCGTCGAAGGCGCAGGGCGCCCTCGTCGTCGTTGCCGCCGATCTGCTGGCCCTCGCGCTGCTCACCTCGCCGGGCGAGCTCGGCGCCGACGTTGCCGTCGGAACCAGCCAGCGCTTCGGCGTGCCGATGGGCTTCGGCGGCCCGCACGCCGGCTACATGGCCGTGCGCGCCGGCCTCGAGCGCCAGCTGCCCGGCCGCCTCGTCGGTGTGTCGAAGGATGCCGTCGGCCACCCCGCCTACCGCCTCACCCTGCAGGTGCGCGAGCAGCACATCCGCCGCGAGAAGGCCACCTCGAACATCTGCACCGCGCAGGTGCTGCTGGCCGTCATGGCGAGCATGTTCGCCGTCTACCACGGCCCGGCCGGCATCCGCCACATCGCCGTCAGCACCGCGCTGAAGGCCCGCGCCCTCGCCGACGTGCTCACCGGCTACGGCCTCACGTTGGCCAACGACGACTTCTTCGACACGATCCGGGTGCACGTTCCCGGGCTCGCATCGACCGTGATCGAGCGTGCCCGCGCCCGCGGCTACAACCTCTGGGAGGTGAGCGAGGCCACCGTCGCCATCTCCGTCGACGAGACCACGACCGAGGCCGACCTGTCGCTCATCGCCGAGGCGTTCGGCCTGCCCGAGCGCACCCCGGTCGCCGTGCAGCTGACCGCCGACGCCCTGCGCGCCGCCGTGCCAGCCCCGCTGGTGCGCACCAGCTCCTACCTCGGCCACCCGGTGTTCAACTCGCACCACTCCGAGACGCAGATGATGCGCTACCTGAAGAGCCTTGCCGACCGCGACTACGCGCTGGACCGCGGCATGATCCCGCTCGGCTCCTGCACCATGAAGCTCAACGCGGCCACCGAGATGGAGGCCGTCACCTGGCCCGAGTTCGCCGGCCTGCACCCCTTCGCCCCCGAGGCCGACGTGCTCGGCTCGCTCGCCCTGATCGAGCAGCTGGAGAGCTGGCTCGCCGAGGTCACCGGCTACGACTCCGTATCGCTGCAGCCGAACGCCGGCAGCCAGGGCGAACTCGCCGGCCTGCTGGCGATCCGCGGCTACCACCGTTCCAACGGCGAGCTCGAGCGCACCGTCTGCCTGATCCCGCAGAGCGCGCACGGCACCAACGCGGCATCCGCCGTGCTGGCAGGCATGAAGGTCGTCGTCGTCGCCTGCGACGAGCTCGGCAACGTCGACCTCGACGACCTGCGCGCCAAGATCGCCCTGCACGCAGAGCAGCTCTCGGCCCTCATGATCACGTACCCGTCGACGCACGGCGTCTACGAGCACGAGGTCACGGCCATCACCCAGGCCGTGCACGATGCCGGCGGCCAGGTCTACGTTGACGGTGCCAACTTGAACGCCCTGCTCGGCTTCGCCCGGTTCGGCGACTTCGGCGGCGACGTCTCGCACCTCAACCTGCACAAGACGTTCTGCATCCCGCACGGCGGCGGCGGACCCGGCGTCGGCCCGGTCGCGGCCAAGGCCCACCTCGCCCCGTTCCTGCCCGGCCACCCGCTGGCCCAGCGTGCGGACCACGGCCCGTACGTGCACGCCGGCGGACCGGTCTCGGCCGCCCCCTACGGCAGCCCGAGCATCCTCCCGATCACCTGGGCGTACATCCGCATGATGGGCGCGGAGGGTCTCAAGCAGGCCACCGGCGCCGCCGTGCTGAGCGCGAACTACATCGCCGCACGCCTGGCCCCGCACTACCCGGTGCTCTACACCGGCGACAACGGCCTGGTCGCGCACGAGTGCATCCTCGACCTGCGCCCGCTCACCGAGGCGACCGGCGTGACCGTCGACGATGTGGCCAAGCGCCTCGTTGACTACGGCTTCCACGCCCCGACCATGTCGTTCCCCGTCGCGGGCACGCTCATGGTCGAGCCGACCGAGTCGGAAGACCTCGGTGAGATCGAGCGCTTCATCGAGGCCATGGTCTCGATCAAGGCCGAGGCGGATGCCGTCGCCGCCGGCGTCTGGCCGGCCGACGACAACCCGCTGCGGAACGCCCCGCACACCGCGCAGTCGGTCGTGACCGGCGACGACGGCTCGGGGGAGTGGACGCACCCGTACAGCCGCGAGACCGCGGTCTACCCGGTGCGCTCGCTCATCCGCAACAAGTACTGGGCCCCGGTGCGCCGCATCGACCAGGCCTACGGCGACCGCAACCTGGTCTGCGCCTGCCCGCCGCCGGAGGCCTTCGCCTAA
- the gcvH gene encoding glycine cleavage system protein GcvH has translation MAEPTTLQYTADHEWLLVDGNTAVVGITAYAADQLGDVVFVDLPDSGDEITAGSVVGEIESTKSVGELIIPVDGTVTEINQALVDAPELINSDPFGEGWLIKISFAELPTLLSYDEYSALIAD, from the coding sequence ATGGCCGAGCCCACCACCCTCCAGTACACCGCCGACCACGAGTGGCTGCTCGTCGACGGCAACACCGCCGTCGTAGGCATCACCGCCTACGCCGCCGACCAGCTGGGCGACGTCGTGTTCGTCGACCTGCCGGACTCCGGCGACGAGATCACCGCTGGCAGCGTTGTCGGCGAGATCGAGTCGACCAAGTCGGTCGGCGAGCTGATCATCCCCGTCGACGGCACCGTCACCGAGATCAACCAGGCCCTGGTCGACGCACCCGAGCTGATCAACTCCGACCCCTTCGGCGAGGGCTGGCTCATCAAGATCAGCTTCGCCGAGCTGCCGACGCTGCTGAGCTACGACGAGTACAGCGCGCTCATCGCCGACTAG